One Mycolicibacterium sarraceniae genomic window carries:
- a CDS encoding fasciclin domain-containing protein codes for MSTRTKSLGVAAALAAIAVAIPTAVQAYADPTPTTTTPAAPTTSELPAPSMSQLPDPQGSGCDAYKNRIPSGPGSFASMGTQTATAAIAANPDLSTFNAAISGGFNPAVNIGSVIDGGPYVVFAPTNDAFAKLDEATLAQLKSDPAMLTSTLFYHLVLGYLGPDDLHGKMPTQQGSVVNVTGKGGDIKINDSVKVLCGYTTRAAYIYMIDTVLSPGDAPTPNTATSTSTTTSTTAKPA; via the coding sequence GTGAGCACTCGCACCAAGTCCCTGGGCGTCGCAGCGGCGCTGGCTGCCATCGCCGTCGCCATCCCGACCGCCGTCCAGGCCTACGCCGATCCGACGCCCACCACGACCACCCCGGCAGCGCCGACCACGTCGGAACTCCCGGCGCCGAGCATGAGCCAGCTGCCCGATCCACAGGGCTCGGGCTGCGATGCCTATAAGAACCGGATCCCCTCCGGCCCGGGCTCGTTCGCCAGCATGGGCACCCAGACGGCGACCGCGGCGATCGCCGCCAACCCGGACCTGAGCACCTTCAACGCGGCGATCTCCGGCGGGTTCAATCCGGCCGTCAACATCGGCAGCGTGATCGACGGCGGGCCCTACGTGGTGTTCGCGCCGACGAATGACGCCTTCGCCAAGCTCGACGAGGCGACGCTGGCTCAGCTCAAGAGCGATCCGGCCATGCTGACCTCGACGCTCTTCTACCACCTGGTGCTTGGCTACCTCGGCCCCGACGACCTGCACGGCAAGATGCCGACGCAGCAGGGCAGCGTGGTGAACGTGACCGGCAAGGGCGGCGACATCAAGATCAACGACAGCGTGAAGGTGCTGTGCGGCTACACCACCCGCGCCGCCTACATCTATATGATCGACACCGTGCTCAGCCCGGGCGACGCACCGACGCCGAACACGGCGACGAGCACCAGCACCACGACGTCGACGACGGCGAAGCCCGCCTAG